Sequence from the Enhydrobacter sp. genome:
CTCGAGCAGCGCCGTGCGCACTTCGCGCAGGGCCGCGTCGACATCGGACTCCGAGAGCGCTCCGCGCCCACGCAGCCGGTCGAAAACGTCGCCCAGTCGTTTGCTCAGACCCTCGAACATGCCCTTCTCGTCCGCCCAAACACCTATCGCGCCGATGCGCGAACCCTCGCGGATCGACGGAGCTCCCCCACGGGGAACCAGAAATCGGCACGACCGATTGAGCGGCCGGGGTATAAGTCGATTCGGGTGCCAAGTCAAAAAGCCGGGCAACGGATGCCAAGTTGTTGAACGATAACGATTCTCGGCCCATTCCGGGCTGGTCGATGCTGCTGTTCGGAGCCATCGCGCTGCCGCTGGCGGCGGCGGCCAGCTACCTTTGGGAGGGCGGCTCGATGCTGCCCCTGCTGTCGCTGTTCTTTCTGGCGGGCGGGCTGGCAGCGGTTCTGGCCGTCGCTCCGATGGGCCGGGACGCCCTGCCGGCGCTCGGGGTCCGCTGGGTCGGATGGCCGCCGCTGGTGCTGGGGGCGATCGCCACCATGGTACTGTCGATCGCGGTCAGCCGCATCGGGCCGTCGCCCGAAGGCGTGGACGACGCCATGCGGATGGTGCGCGAGCCGCATCTCTTCTTGGCCAGCCTGTTGGTGTTCGCTGTGCTGGCGCCGCTGGTCGAGGAATTGGTGTTTCGCGGCCTGTTCTACGGCTGGCTCGAGGGAGTGTGGGGCCCGCGCGTGGCGGTCGCCGTCAGTTCGGCGGCTTTTGCGCTCGCGCACTACGAGCCGGCGCACATCGTCGTCGTGGCGCCGCTGGGCTTGCTGTTCGGCTGGTTGCGCTGGCGGACCCGGTCGGTCCTGCCATCGCTGTTCGCCCATGTCGTCAACAACGGCGTCGCGGTGATGGCCGCCGCCGCGCTTGGCGTTTGATCAGGCCGCGAG
This genomic interval carries:
- a CDS encoding CPBP family intramembrane metalloprotease, whose translation is MLNDNDSRPIPGWSMLLFGAIALPLAAAASYLWEGGSMLPLLSLFFLAGGLAAVLAVAPMGRDALPALGVRWVGWPPLVLGAIATMVLSIAVSRIGPSPEGVDDAMRMVREPHLFLASLLVFAVLAPLVEELVFRGLFYGWLEGVWGPRVAVAVSSAAFALAHYEPAHIVVVAPLGLLFGWLRWRTRSVLPSLFAHVVNNGVAVMAAAALGV